In one Oncorhynchus masou masou isolate Uvic2021 chromosome 23, UVic_Omas_1.1, whole genome shotgun sequence genomic region, the following are encoded:
- the LOC135510612 gene encoding Kv channel-interacting protein 4-like isoform X4: MGALMVIFSLQKDQRRKRTDSVEDELELSAARHRPEGLEQLEALTRFNRKELQILYRGFKNECPSGVVNEDTFKDIYSQFFPQGDASTYAHFLFNAFDTDKDGSVSFEDFVMGLSILLRGSVQEKLNWAFNLYDINKDGYITKEEMLDIMKAIYDMMGKCTYPLLKDDTPRQHVEIFFQKMDKNKDGVVTIDEFIDCCQNDENIMRSMQLFDNVI, from the exons aCAGCGTGGAAGATGAATTGGAGCTGTCGGCCGCCCGCCATCGCCCCGAGGGTCTGGAGCAACTGGAGGCTTTGACCCGATTCAACCGCAAGGAGCTGCAGATCCTCTACCGAGGCTTCAAGAAC GAGTGCCCTAGTGGTGTGGTCAATGAAGACACCTTCAAAGACATCTACTCCCAGTTCTTTCCACAGGGAG ACGCTTCGACATATGCACATTTTCTGTTCAACGCGTTTGACACGGATAAAGATGGATCTGTGAGTTTTGAG GACTTTGTAATGGGCCTCTCTATCCTGCTCCGAGGCTCAGTCCAGGAGAAGCTCAACTGGGCCTTTAATCTGTATGATATTAATAAGGATGGCTATATTACTAAGGAG GAAATGCTTGACATCATGAAGGCCATCTATGACATGATGGGGAAATGCACATATCCCCTACTCAAAGACGATACGCCTCGGCAACACGTGGAGATATTTTTTCag AAGATGGATAAAAACAAGGATGGAGTTGTAACCATAGATGAGTTTATTGACTGCTGCCAAAAT GATGAGAACATCATGAGATCGATGCAGCTCTTTGACAACGTCATTTAA